The Pseudomonadota bacterium genome has a segment encoding these proteins:
- the eno gene encoding phosphopyruvate hydratase, protein MSTIYDVFAREVLDSRGNPTVEVEVALESGSIGRAIVPSGASTGEREALELRDGDAKRYKGKGVLKAVENVNQTIASKIEGFDALEQAYLDNFLIKLDGTENKSNLGANAILGVSMAVARAASDYLGLPLYRYIGGIRPREIPVPLMNVTNGGAHAQNPLDVQEFMIVPVGAESFKEAIRMGVEVFHTLKGVLKDKGYATGVGDEGGFAPQIASTKEALDTLITAIKKAGYKPGEDILLALDVAASELYKKGKYHIDGNVWTSDKLIDFYESLINDYPIISIEDGLAQNDWKGWKKFTDRCASRIQIVGDDIFVTNPKIFREGIMEGIANSILIKLNQIGTVTETLTTIEMAKRAGYTCVISHRSGETEDTFIADLAVATNTGQIKTGSASRSERIAKYNQLLRIEEEMDDTAVFGGKEVFYSIRS, encoded by the coding sequence ATGTCAACAATATACGATGTCTTTGCTCGGGAAGTACTGGACAGCAGGGGTAACCCCACAGTAGAAGTTGAAGTTGCACTGGAAAGCGGGTCTATAGGCCGGGCAATCGTTCCTTCCGGCGCATCAACCGGCGAGAGGGAGGCCCTTGAACTGAGAGATGGTGATGCAAAAAGGTATAAAGGAAAGGGCGTCCTGAAAGCAGTGGAGAATGTAAACCAGACAATAGCGTCAAAGATCGAAGGATTCGATGCGCTTGAACAGGCATATCTTGATAATTTTCTCATCAAGCTTGATGGAACAGAGAATAAAAGCAATCTCGGGGCAAATGCAATTCTCGGTGTCTCAATGGCGGTTGCCAGAGCAGCCTCGGATTATCTGGGATTACCCCTGTACCGGTACATAGGAGGCATCAGGCCAAGAGAGATTCCGGTGCCCCTCATGAATGTAACAAATGGCGGCGCCCATGCCCAGAATCCACTTGATGTACAGGAGTTTATGATAGTGCCTGTCGGTGCAGAGAGCTTTAAGGAAGCGATCAGGATGGGTGTTGAGGTCTTTCATACCCTGAAGGGTGTGTTGAAAGACAAGGGATATGCCACAGGTGTAGGCGACGAAGGAGGTTTTGCACCACAGATCGCCTCCACAAAAGAGGCCCTCGATACCCTCATTACAGCTATTAAAAAAGCAGGGTACAAACCGGGAGAGGACATACTGCTGGCATTGGATGTAGCAGCAAGCGAACTTTACAAAAAGGGGAAATACCACATAGACGGTAATGTATGGACCAGCGATAAGCTGATTGATTTCTATGAATCACTCATAAATGACTACCCTATCATTTCAATCGAGGATGGGTTGGCTCAGAACGACTGGAAAGGATGGAAAAAATTTACCGATAGATGCGCATCCAGGATACAGATTGTGGGAGACGACATATTTGTAACAAACCCTAAAATTTTCAGGGAAGGTATAATGGAGGGCATAGCCAACAGTATATTGATAAAATTAAACCAGATCGGAACGGTAACTGAAACGCTTACAACAATTGAAATGGCAAAAAGAGCAGGTTATACCTGTGTTATTTCCCATCGGTCAGGAGAAACTGAAGATACTTTTATTGCCGACCTTGCCGTTGCAACAAATACAGGACAGATAAAAACAGGCTCTGCATCAAGAAGTGAAAGGATCGCTAAATACAATCAACTTCTGAGAATAGAAGAAGAGATGGATGATACTGCGGTCTTTGGAGGAAAAGAAGTATTTTACAGTATACGGTCTTAG
- a CDS encoding response regulator translates to MKVLIAEDDFTCRKLMQGILSKYGECDIAINGEEAVEAFKVAWTEGNPYDLICMDIMMPNMDGHEALAKIRGIEAEMGIVNSTEVKVIMTTALGDPKNVMKALYKEGATSYLIKPIGKQSLLGELSKFGLIEMNG, encoded by the coding sequence ATGAAAGTTTTGATCGCAGAAGATGATTTTACGTGCCGCAAATTGATGCAGGGAATTCTCTCCAAATACGGTGAATGTGATATCGCCATTAATGGAGAAGAGGCTGTCGAAGCTTTTAAGGTAGCCTGGACGGAAGGCAACCCTTATGATCTTATCTGTATGGATATTATGATGCCGAACATGGACGGACACGAAGCCCTGGCGAAAATAAGGGGAATAGAGGCAGAGATGGGCATTGTAAATTCAACAGAGGTAAAGGTTATTATGACTACTGCCCTTGGAGATCCAAAAAATGTTATGAAAGCCCTATACAAGGAAGGGGCTACATCTTATCTGATTAAACCCATCGGAAAACAAAGCCTGCTTGGAGAATTGTCCAAATTCGGACTTATAGAAATGAACGGATAG
- a CDS encoding PAS domain S-box protein — translation MPVSNQSAMVIGVLLEEKDKKIDIVQDEIQRFKGLTKCAPFGIAIINNNGTFSYINDKFVELFGYDLSDIPDGRTWFRKAYPDPEYRHEVIAIWLNNHSSASVGELIPRTFTVKCRDGTEKIINFNTVLLDSEELFVTCEDITELKTSQDKIQAAYHQLHSVIEFLPDPTFAINLEGKVIIWNKAMEDLTGIQAEKMMGKGDYEYAIPFRGERMPMLIDFVNREFDDTARKLYFSIDKKGDTITAETYSDKIKPFGAYLWLKSKPLRDTHGNIIGAIEIIRDITANKKSETKLVASETRYRTLIEGSSEGIGIMKGGIHIFVNQRFVEMFGYTKPEEIVGKKFLLTVHPDDLERVMVYARLRESGGQAPTRYEFRGVRKDGTYFDIEISVTTTIYYEETVTLAFLRDVTERKLVEQEIRNAKEAAEASNLIKSQFIANMSHEVRTPMNAVIGFTELVLDSDLSGDQRENLELVLQSSKLLLDFLNSILDFSKFESGRMELEETEFDFHDGLEGVIKPFSIQAERKGLKFSYNMDKNIPLSLKGDARCLTQVLINLIGNAVKFTEKGEIVVEVSKQDSASEIRGSESSVQGLLDSKLETVILLFSVHDSGIGIQEDKLGTIFNAFTQADGSSTRKYGGTGLGLTISKRIVELMGGNIWVESKPGEGSTFYFSVILKSSCERQDVSPVYGFAESATTPSFTSPPSSVCSQGTIEESSTSDGDIERLQILLAEDDTINKYFAESILKKRGHAVVCAKNGREVIDVLRNKQFDVILMDIQMPEMDGLEATRIIRHPDFLHKNGRIPIIALTAHAMCGDKERFLEAGMDDFVSKPFNMQELIEVVEKYGHKSPVHAINKGKIDEIYTHYEGLEKELGKAPDNITEHLAGNA, via the coding sequence ATGCCAGTTTCAAATCAAAGCGCTATGGTGATCGGAGTGCTTTTGGAAGAAAAAGATAAAAAAATTGATATAGTCCAGGATGAGATCCAAAGGTTTAAAGGTCTCACTAAATGCGCGCCATTTGGTATTGCGATAATAAACAATAACGGCACGTTCAGCTATATAAACGATAAGTTTGTTGAGCTATTCGGGTATGACCTGTCGGACATACCCGATGGAAGAACATGGTTCAGGAAGGCTTATCCTGATCCTGAGTACAGGCATGAAGTTATTGCAATCTGGCTGAATAATCATTCATCAGCAAGTGTCGGTGAGTTGATACCGAGGACATTTACGGTGAAATGCAGGGATGGTACTGAAAAAATCATCAATTTTAATACCGTATTGCTGGATAGTGAAGAACTTTTTGTAACCTGTGAGGATATAACGGAACTAAAAACATCGCAGGATAAAATTCAGGCCGCCTATCACCAACTCCACAGCGTTATTGAATTTCTCCCTGACCCGACCTTTGCTATTAATCTTGAAGGCAAGGTGATAATCTGGAATAAGGCAATGGAGGATTTGACGGGCATCCAGGCAGAAAAAATGATGGGTAAAGGCGATTATGAGTATGCTATACCGTTTCGCGGGGAAAGGATGCCTATGCTGATTGATTTTGTGAACAGGGAATTCGACGACACTGCCCGAAAATTATACTTCTCCATCGATAAAAAAGGCGATACCATTACCGCAGAAACCTATTCAGACAAAATAAAACCCTTCGGGGCATACCTGTGGCTTAAGTCGAAACCGTTAAGGGATACACATGGGAATATTATCGGCGCCATCGAAATCATACGTGACATTACTGCCAACAAAAAGTCGGAAACAAAACTTGTGGCATCAGAAACACGCTACAGGACGTTGATCGAGGGTTCAAGTGAAGGGATAGGAATTATGAAGGGCGGCATACACATCTTTGTTAATCAGCGTTTCGTGGAAATGTTCGGTTATACAAAGCCTGAAGAAATTGTTGGAAAAAAGTTTTTGTTAACTGTCCATCCCGATGATCTTGAAAGGGTGATGGTATACGCAAGATTAAGAGAGAGCGGGGGACAGGCGCCGACAAGATATGAGTTCAGGGGGGTCAGGAAGGACGGCACGTATTTCGATATTGAAATCTCTGTGACAACGACAATTTATTATGAAGAAACAGTGACTTTAGCCTTTCTCAGGGATGTTACCGAGCGCAAGCTGGTAGAGCAGGAAATACGGAATGCAAAAGAAGCGGCTGAAGCATCAAACCTGATAAAGAGCCAATTTATTGCTAATATGAGCCATGAGGTACGGACCCCGATGAACGCTGTTATCGGATTTACCGAACTTGTTTTAGATTCGGATTTATCAGGAGACCAAAGGGAAAATCTTGAATTGGTTTTACAGTCTTCCAAATTGCTTTTAGATTTTCTTAACAGTATCCTTGATTTTTCAAAGTTTGAATCAGGAAGGATGGAACTTGAAGAAACTGAGTTTGATTTTCATGATGGATTGGAAGGTGTAATAAAACCCTTTTCCATTCAGGCGGAAAGAAAGGGGTTAAAGTTTTCATATAACATGGACAAGAATATCCCCTTAAGCCTGAAAGGTGATGCGCGATGCCTGACCCAGGTGCTTATCAACCTTATCGGGAATGCCGTCAAATTTACCGAAAAGGGAGAGATTGTTGTTGAAGTGAGCAAACAAGATTCAGCAAGTGAGATTCGGGGTTCGGAATCCAGTGTTCAAGGTTTATTAGATTCTAAATTAGAAACGGTTATCCTTCTCTTCTCGGTCCATGATTCCGGCATAGGAATTCAGGAAGACAAGCTTGGAACCATCTTTAATGCTTTCACCCAGGCAGATGGTTCTTCAACAAGGAAATATGGCGGAACAGGCCTCGGTCTTACCATATCAAAGAGGATTGTAGAACTTATGGGCGGGAATATATGGGTTGAAAGCAAACCGGGCGAGGGAAGCACCTTTTATTTCAGTGTAATATTGAAATCTTCCTGCGAAAGGCAGGATGTCTCCCCTGTGTATGGATTTGCCGAATCTGCTACTACTCCGTCCTTTACAAGCCCGCCTTCCTCCGTCTGCAGTCAGGGGACAATAGAAGAAAGCAGCACAAGCGACGGCGACATAGAGAGATTACAGATACTCCTCGCCGAAGACGATACTATAAATAAGTACTTTGCCGAAAGCATTTTAAAAAAACGGGGACATGCTGTGGTATGCGCAAAGAATGGCAGGGAAGTCATTGATGTTTTGCGCAATAAGCAATTTGATGTGATACTTATGGATATACAGATGCCCGAAATGGATGGACTGGAGGCTACCCGTATTATCAGGCATCCCGACTTTCTGCATAAAAACGGGAGAATCCCCATTATCGCATTGACAGCCCATGCTATGTGTGGCGATAAAGAACGGTTTCTTGAGGCCGGGATGGATGATTTTGTATCCAAGCCATTCAACATGCAGGAGCTTATTGAAGTTGTTGAGAAATACGGACACAAAAGCCCTGTTCATGCAATTAACAAGGGAAAAATAGATGAGATTTATACACATTATGAGGGGTTAGAGAAAGAACTTGGCAAGGCGCCGGATAATATAACTGAACATTTGGCAGGCAATGCATAA
- a CDS encoding chemotaxis protein CheW: MSVLSITDTRQYLTFQLAEEVFGIDVSHVREILEFSTVTKVPKTPEYMRGVINLRGSVVPVLDMRLKFCMTRTEKTVNTCIIVVEVSFEGETTIIGALVDSVQEVFELEPDQIEPAPQIGMQLKTEFIKGMGKRDDNFIIILNIDKVFSSEELTAAQGMEMQMAGNE, from the coding sequence ATGAGCGTTTTATCAATAACAGACACAAGACAGTATCTTACCTTCCAGCTTGCAGAGGAGGTTTTTGGAATAGATGTCTCGCATGTCAGGGAGATACTTGAGTTTTCCACAGTTACAAAAGTGCCGAAGACCCCGGAGTATATGAGGGGAGTTATCAACCTGAGGGGCAGTGTAGTACCTGTCCTTGACATGAGATTAAAATTCTGCATGACCCGGACAGAAAAGACCGTCAATACCTGTATCATAGTTGTAGAAGTATCTTTTGAAGGAGAGACAACCATCATCGGCGCACTTGTAGATTCAGTCCAGGAGGTATTCGAATTGGAACCCGACCAGATAGAACCTGCCCCGCAGATAGGGATGCAGCTCAAAACAGAGTTTATCAAAGGTATGGGTAAAAGGGATGATAACTTTATTATAATCCTTAATATTGATAAGGTATTCTCCTCTGAGGAGCTGACTGCTGCCCAGGGGATGGAGATGCAGATGGCAGGCAATGAGTAA